The nucleotide window GCATCAGTAGCTTCATTCCGAAAGAGTATTACGCATCATTTAAAATATGGCGCTGCTTATTTCCCTAATATCAAAACTATTTTTCCCTATCAATATCATGACGCTGCTGTTGACATTGTGCATATGGTAAACAAAAAGCCAGGAAGTTTTAATGGTGCTGCTTTGGCGAATCTCAAAAACAGGGAAAATGCGGCTTACAATAGATCAGCTTATACAAAGATAAAACAGGCCATTGAGGCATTTGGAGTAGTAATTCCGCCATCTGCTGCTATAGCAGGTGTATATGTAGCAGTGGATACGGCCAGAGGGGTATGGAAAGTTCCGGCCAATATAGAATTGAAAGGGGTTCTCGGCCTGACTTATCATGTAACTCCTACCGAGCAATCCTCGCTTAATGTAGATGCTGTAAGCGGCAAATCTATTAATTGTATAAGATCATTCAATAGTAAGGGAACCCGGGTTTGGGGTGCGCGTACCCTGGCTGGCAACGACAATGAATGGCGTTATATACCGGTTCGCCGGCTCTTCAACATGGTGGAGGAAAGTTGCAGGAAAGCTTCTGGTCAGTTTGTTTTTGAACCCAATGATGCCCACACCTGGGTAAAGGCAAAAGCTATGATTGAAAATTACCTGACGATTCTATGGAAGCGAGGCGCATTAACCGGGACCAAACCCGCCGATGCTTTCTATGTGGCCTGTGGATTGAACCAGACAATGACGGCACAAGATGTTTTGAATGGCAATTTAATCGTGGAAATAGGTATGGCGGCCATTCGTCCGGCAGAATTTATCATACTGCGCTTTTCTGTAAAAATGCGACAGTAACCGGCAAGCGAAATTCTGAAACCTAGATAGTTCAGCAATTATAAACCGGTTACGCTAAAGACAAACGACACCCGGTTTTTTACCTTGGGCATAAAACAAATAATATAGACAAATAATTGATTATAAACATAATACAAGTTAAAAAACACATTGAATATCCGTAAAACCAATTATAGTTGCTTTTATATTTGTCGATTTAGCAATTAATTTTGTGTAACAATAACACGATGGGGTTATTACAGAGGGAAGGAAAAGTGAGATAAAATAGATTATTCGAAGATTTTTCATATGGCAAGCAATCGTTAGAGGTCAGTCCGTTTCTACGGAAGGACCTTTTTTTATTTTTACAACTTTGCGAAGCCGCTGCACTATGTAATCGCTTCAAGTCCATTTTCTGGGATCATTAAAAGAGTCGTACTGAATAAAGACTAATTCTTTGCGTTGGCTCCGGAGTTTCCGAAGAGCCGGGCCGGGTAGAGGAGGAGCAATAATTAATATAAAAGCAAAAATCCACTCCTCAAAGAGTGGATTTTCGTGGTGTGGGCCGGCTCCGAAACTTCGGAGGAACCGGCGATGGTTCTAACCACTAATTTCAATATCGAATCGTTGCTTTACAATGATTTTAAAATTTGCAAAGAAAACCGGATCGTTGATGAGTTGTTCTATAAACTTTCTGGATTTCATGGATTTGATAT belongs to Niabella yanshanensis and includes:
- a CDS encoding phage tail sheath family protein, producing MTRYKTPGIYIEEGPVLLPSVTQVATAIPAFIGYTQKALDSNNVSLLNQPTRITSLKEYETFFGKAANEDNLEVIWVQQQAAGVSTKETISVKFNGPSSKHVMYYALQSYFANGGGHCLIVSVGPFKEISGQRLSLEEMSAGLYALAREEDPTLIVFPEGQNMVESDYYRLQNDALTQCNLSGDRFSILDLHTGNNLLTSGDVSASVASFRKSITHHLKYGAAYFPNIKTIFPYQYHDAAVDIVHMVNKKPGSFNGAALANLKNRENAAYNRSAYTKIKQAIEAFGVVIPPSAAIAGVYVAVDTARGVWKVPANIELKGVLGLTYHVTPTEQSSLNVDAVSGKSINCIRSFNSKGTRVWGARTLAGNDNEWRYIPVRRLFNMVEESCRKASGQFVFEPNDAHTWVKAKAMIENYLTILWKRGALTGTKPADAFYVACGLNQTMTAQDVLNGNLIVEIGMAAIRPAEFIILRFSVKMRQ